In Plasmodium vivax chromosome 14, whole genome shotgun sequence, the genomic window TTAATGTCGCGGTCGATGTCGTCCAGCGCTGCGCTCAGCTGCGGGGGGCAAGCATTATTGGGGGGGTTGAGAAGCGTAGGCTTGACTGCAATATGGGGGAACTCATTTACGCTGCGGCTGCCGGCACCCATGTGAGCGGACTTACCTTCTCCTGCTGGCGCGAAAGGCTGGACAGGTCGCACCAGGCATCACCTGCGAGCAACGCGTCATGGTTGGGTTCGCAGAGAGGCTGCGCTTGGGGGGAGGCGCACCGGCCGTTCGAGTGGGCGAAGCTGGACGAGTCACCCGAGTGGCCCCAAATCCCCAGTTGTGTGCCTCTCCCCTGAGAAAGAAGCTCCTtgtgctgctcccccccctcggttGAGGAGGTGGTCCTCAAAATGCGCTCAAAATGGTGGAGGCTAATTTCTTCCACGTTGCGAATGTTCACGTCGCTCAGCGTGTTGAtctgcgaagggggaagcgaaacgGTTGCGGTGGTGGGGGTGGCATCTCAAGGGGGAGCGATATAGCTAGACAGAGGTGGAGCaggttttttctcccccctttgtccCCACATTGCAGTGGTATCCGCGCGTGAGCAACATCCACGCAGGATGCTTCACACCTGCTGGGTGCGCCAAGCCAACCTTCGTGATGTATCGAATGTACTCGTCAAAGTCCCGAAtgtctattttttccaaaaggggaattgCCAAAGAGCTACCAATGGGCTGACTAAGTTCCTCCCTATATTTCCCTCCCTCAGTTTGGCCCCCCTTCAGGTGGTCACTCAAAACCACGTTGGATATGTGAACCAGGTTGTGCGTCTGTTCGTGGCGTTTGAGTTGTTCGTGGCGTTCGAGGCGTGTACTTTCTTTGCCCCCGCTGTCCGTTTTACTTTTCTCCATGCTTGCTCATCTTAGGGGGCCTTCCCCTGGGGAGACGGCAGTGGGCACGAGCGGGCGGGTTCGCCTGGTTGACGTGTTCGCGCGGTTGACCTGTTCACATGGTTGACGTGTTCACATGGTTGATGTGTTCCCATCGTGGGTGTATCCCTTCACACGTGTACGTACACgtaagatttttttttttttttttttttttttttttttattcccctttttttgaagctAATTTTTTGGGTCACCCTGCCGATCTGCGGGTGTGTAAAACGGGTTTGCGCCTGGGTGATTGCCCCTGTGGGGGACCAGCCCCGAGAGAATGTTTCCTCCCTCATTTGGGAGATACCCCTGTGGGTGCCTACCCCTGTGTGCTGCTTTCGCACGCTAGCGCCAATTTGGCGTAGAACTGAGCTGAATTGACTTCGAAGCGGGTAGGGCGTCCCGATTTTGCGAAATTGCGCTGCGCATGAGGAGGTACTAGctaggggggagcggtggagaagcggtgggGATGCCTCTAGGAGAGGGAGTCCCCCAGGGGGACACGCAAAGGAAGGCAGACcaatttcgcaaaatggtgaaataTGGGGAATATATTTTGCCTGGCTAGCACCTGCTCGTGGAGGGGTGGGTACCCCTTAGAAGGGCCAGCTGCCGCACCGAAGGAGACGCTCCCAGAGAATCACCTCCCCCGTTGAGGATGCGCCTCCGTCTTTTGACACCTCCTTGGCGTCCTCAAACTGTTGCAAAGGGGACGATCCGctaggaagaaaaaagggagaaaaaaaggagaaaaaatggggaaataaatgggacaaaaatgggcaaaaaaaagggaaaaaatgaaagaaggGGAACCAAAGTGAAGGCAGAGCTGGCCAAGCTACACCCTACCAAGCCACGTCTCGCCTCCCGCAGAACGCGCCGAATTGGAGCCGACGCATAGGCAGTTCGGTCATTCTTAAGGAGGGGCATGCCCCTAACGCTGACCTGAACCTTCACCACGAGCGCACCTCAATGTTGTCTCGacttaaaattttacacGCAGGCGTCCCCTTGTGCATGCACTGtatggagggaaaaaaaaaaaaaatactcccccccctttaatTTTGGTAATCGCGCACTCGATGTGATACATTCTCTTAACAATAGGCTGACTGGGGACGTTCCAGCTTAGTCACTCCCGGTTTACACTTCCTGCTtgcacttcctttttctcccccttttttgcccccttttttggctccCCTTTCCTTTCGCGTGCTTCCTCCATCTTTGCACTTCTGTTTTTCCCGCATGGTCATTCTGTTAACTTTTgatttcttccctttttaatccCTTGGCTGGGCCACCatttgggtacttttttttttaagcttatCGCGAGGGGGTGACTGCCGGCAGTGACACGGGCACGGATGTACtggctgcttctcccctggTCCCAGAGgagggaagcggtgaagtggcgaagcggtgaagtggtaAAGGGGCCAACCTAAGTAGTACGAGCCCCGTTCACCGGGCAGGGTCCACCCCGCTGGAACAATTTAAGaaagggaaggggaaaaaaaacttcccaCCAGTTTTGAAACGAACCCCCCGAAGGAAACGCCAGGCGAAGAACACGATGACCATATGCAACAGCAGGTACAAAAACACGGGCTCGGAAGAAGACAAGTTGCTGTTCAAGACGTGCACAGAGTCCACGGAGTATCTCCATTTATATTTTCGGGAGTTGAAGGAACACCTGTGCAGGCACAGGAAGTATGAGGAGCTGTTTAACTTTTGCTACGGCACGCTGAGGAATATAAAGAACCCCGCCATCTCGCGGACCACGGCCCTGAAGGTACGCACATGGAGGTGTGTTCGCATGCATAAGCGAGTGCCATGCGGACGGCGTAGCGTCGCTAAGGTGGGCTTCTCCAGTGTGTAAAAAGGTGTAACTTTGCCCTTCCCTTTATTGTTGCTTACCTCCCGTTTGCCCCTCTTAGGTAATCGGAATAGCATTCACGCTGAACCCCAAGTGCGCGGACCTCCCAGTGAGCAAAGACATCATCACGTACGCCTACAAACTGCTcaagcgaaatgaagaagggaCAAACAAGAAGTATTTCACATATTTTGGCCACAGCAcaaacaaagaaaaagaaagcctCCTTAGTGAATCaattaatttattcaaaaCGACGGAAGCGATTAAGGAGAGGCAACAGCTGAAagatcaaaattttattaacactatttttagcaaaatagagaagaagcaaatttttattgccAAGGGGTGCTCCGTGTCGTACTCCCCGCTGCTTAGTGGTAATGCGTtcaaagggggagcggcgtggCCCGTCGCTATGCCCTTTGAGGGGACTCCCTTTTGAAAGGactcccatttgggggtcttttcccttttacgCCTCCCCTTCTCGTGTTCTCATTTCCCCCGTTtgaccgcttccccccacgcgAACACCGCTCAGATTTCACGAATGCGAAGAGGGACCTCCTCGAGCTGCTCGAAACGGAGTTCGTAAGCCACGGCAAAGTTGACCGGGTCTACTCAGACTACGTCAGGTGAGTCTGCCCCCCCGGACATGTCAATTTGAGCCAAACATTGCGATGATGTGTGAACGGTGCAGAGAAGAGCAAGCCAAGCATCACATCATATgtctttctcccccccctgcaggtgCCTCAATGAGGTGAAGGAAAGGACCATcgaatttttggaaaatggcGAGTATGATCTTTACTGCAGGTTTATTGATGTAATGCTCGGAGGGGGAGTATGGGAGGGCCAAGTCGAGCCTGGAGGTTTCACCCCTCGGTGCCTACACGTGGCTCTGCACATATCGATGCACATATGGCTGCACacccgcttcgccgcttcaccgcttcaccacttcaccTTAGGAAATGcaagaggaagacgaaatAAACGTCCGCTACGAATCCTACCTGCTGAGCTGCCCAGAGCTGTTCAACGAGAAGGACGACAAGGACTCCAACAGAGAGACCACCCCCACGCAGAGGGAGCAGTTGAAACCAAAATTGGGTGGCACCCTTTTTAACAACCAAGTGGCTAGCGAGGAGGCAAGCAAAAGGACAGGCAGCATGACCAGGGGGGTGGATAATCATTCGGAGGTCAGCAACGAAAGGAGAAGTGTCACCCCCCCGGTAGGATCAAAcagcagaaaaaaagtgaatgaaaaaggagaagctaaatcattatcaaaaaatatttctaacAGCATTACAAAATTTGCTTCGTCCTTTGTGAGGAATGCTCCATCGGGGGAAGTTGCCAGTGGAGGAGTGGAGCCAAATGTGAATAACGAAGGAGTGACCGTTGCAGAGGGGGAGGTGGTGAACCAGAAGAAGCCTCCTTGTGATGATGGCAGTAGAGAGGGAGGCACGGCGGGGAAGTTAGCCCAGCTGCCGCCGAGCGGAAACACAGCGAGGAGTGCCTCTGTGCAGAGGGACAACAACGAGGGCGATGGCGACggcgaaaatgggaaaaagaaaaaagcacacacaagtaagaagaaaaacaaggAGCTACCCAAGCAGCTGAGTGAGGAGGCCACTGTACTGCCCGATGGAGGCGCCTCGCCGGGGGGCGCGCAGGTGGACACCAAGAAGAAGGCCTCCTTCAACAAGACGGTCGCGTTTGACCTTGTGGGCACCGAGAAGGCCGCCCAAGGTACGTTTTCTCGAGAGGCAGTGCAACGAGGGGGTGCCCCAGGGCAAGGCGCGAGCTTCGTAGCTGATGTGGGGATATGCGGCCATCCGCGTGGGCGCACATGTATATTGAGTGCCGCCTGCGCAAATGAGTAGTGCGTATAGCGATTGACCCGTTTGTTTTACCCCCACCTGTGCAGACCCCAAGTGCCCCGGGAAGAACGAAGCTGCAGCGCGCGAGGGCCACTTTAACGAAAAGGAGATGCAAATAATAAACGAGTTCAACGCGTACCTAAACGAAGGAGTGAGTCACCTGAGGAAGCAACCGGATGGTTTCAAAAAGGAGTGCAAAGAATTTAAGAACTCCATTCACGATGGAAATAATGCTCTCTGGGATAGCCTCATAAAGAAGAGCAATTTTTACTCCATTAAGGaggattttttaaattacaataaatttttgaagGCCAAGGAAAAGGACGCCAAGGAGCAAACTCTGGGAGACCTCCTCGGCATGAACAAGTACATCgagttgaagaaaaaaaaaagcaaaagtaaaagcaaaggcaaaagtaaaaacagaaaaatgaatcCCGACGAGCTAAACTGCATCATTAACAAATTTACGAACAATTTGTCTCAAAGTAGGCCCATCAAAATTGAGCAGAAGGTTCCCGCGGAAAAACTCACGGGAGGGATGCCTTTTACACCAATTGGAACTCCTCCAGCAATTGCTCAAACCCGCAGTGATAAGAGAGACTCCATCATTTCGCAGCAGAGAAACGACGCAACACACATCTCCTCCTGCAATAAGTACTTTACGAAGAATGATAACATATCCTACGTACAGGACGCAGTGTTAAAAAATGGGTCCCTTTTGTTAAGGGACGACAACCTCGAGGTTAGCACCTGCGCAATTGCAGTGTTGCTGTGTAGTGGACAGGGGAGTTTTCCATTGAGGGGTATAACCCACTgattgctcctttttttttttatttttttttatttattttttttttttttttgcacttctcccccccccgcagataTCCCTCAGCCAGCACTACTACGGCAACAACGGGTtgataaaaatttacgtGAAGAATAAGAAGCTGGTGAACTACTACGACGTGGATATTCAAATTTCgaacaaaattttgttccccctgaAATTCAAGTTCCTCAACTACGAGAGGATGCTCTGCGCGAATGGGACCAACTGCTACGTGGGTGCCGCCAACTgggcaaaaatgatgcataAAATATGCTCCAAATTTGCACCAAATCTGCGTCTATTTCGTGTGAACTGCCGATCGAATGGTGACCTTTATAAGgaatgatttttttcccccccgcaggaaaTGGTCGTCAAGTGCGCACACATGTACAAGGGCTTTCCCCTAATTAAAATTTCCTACCGGTAAGgggagggaggagaagcccAGCGGGACTTCCACGCATTTGTACCATCAGCAGAGAGTGCCCTATCGTTGAGTCCGTTGCACCACGTGTGTGTACATTTGTGTGTTTGTTCCTGAGAGGTACCCCTCTCTGAGCGTaaatttctgttttttttttttaccctcaCGTTAcgtttctttcccccccccactcGCAGCATGCAAGACATGTTCAGAAAAAGCATCGAGTTGAGGCTGCCCATCCCGATCAACAAATTTATGAAGAACATAAAAATCACGAAAGACGTTTTCGTGAAATTCTGGAACaacgaaaattttaatatatataaaaaggagaaggtgATCCACAAGGCCGACTCGGTGGACACAGAGCAGATCGTCGCCATCTCCTGTTTGGTAATGCCCACCAGATGAGAGAACATCACTGCGCTGGTGATGCGTTTACGCTGTGAAGTTGGCATAGAGCGCCATTTGTTTAGCCACCCAACTCCTCAACCCCGCGATCCCCCTTGTGTGCGATCGTTTAAACGCTCGTGTACATGCACAGGTGTACATTTCCATTTGTGCACCCACCCCCTCCTCCTGTGTAGGGAAATGCCCTCAGCGTGTGCTACATCGAAGATGCAATTTATTTGAGCGGGTGCTATGCGGACAATGCAAGCGCGCTGGATAATTACTTCGTCCTCGTGGGTATTGAAGTCCTGAAGAACAAACTGAAGATCATATGTAAGTCGAATAACCCCACGCTATCATCGgccatcctttttttaatcataCTCATTCTTAAGAAGCACGACCGGGTGTAATCACGGGGGGATGGTGAGTCcataatttatgtatattccCCGCCGTAAGTTAGCCCCCTACCCACTGATGTGTGGGAGCTGTCAGAGACGTTTTGAATTAAGAGCACACGAAATGATACGTCgcttctttctccttttctttttttttatgtgtgttTTAAGGAtgataattcttttttttaaagtttatttttttgtaaatatgtaACGGTAGGtacacataattttttcttcttttttttttcttcttttttttttttcttttttttttttcttttttttttttcttttttttttttttttttttttttttacccattttggCTATCGCTAGCTAAGCACATTTGctcatttatttcttccatGAGGAAATATCCCCACCACATAAATCCACTTCGTTAACATTTTTGTCGCTCAAGCTTTACCTGCACGTGTGTAAAGGCGAATGGATGTACTGCTAGCACTTCAAACCAAACCTCTGTTGCACGAGCTGCAAaactattttaataatttttttaaagattgGCCACCCCTGTTATATTATGCCATGTCGGAAGAAGGTGTGTCTGCCTTCCAATTCGATTAACAACCTGTGTGGTCATTTTGGTTAAGAGGAGTTCCCAtcagtttttcttttttttctgggaAAGCGCATAAATTGGGTGAGCAGAAAGTGGTGAAAGGTAGTAGAAGCACGTCTCCCCAAGCGTTGCAAACGTTTACTTGATACCTCGCCGAATGGGCGAAAATTTCCTGGCGGGGCCATTTGCGGCGACAAATAAATGGAACTGCACGGGGACTCTACTCTTTTGTAGCACCCCGTTAATagggaaaaatgcaaattgAATGATTATACTGTAAAAcgttgtccctttttttttttttctcctttttccttaCCACACAATCGCACAAAttggaataaaataaagaatgtAGCACTTGCGCGGGTGGAAAAAGCGCCATGGTTATTTACCCTCCAAGGGGATGG contains:
- a CDS encoding hypothetical protein, conserved (encoded by transcript PVX_101210A): MTICNSRYKNTGSEEDKLLFKTCTESTEYLHLYFRELKEHLCRHRKYEELFNFCYGTLRNIKNPAISRTTALKVIGIAFTLNPKCADLPVSKDIITYAYKLLKRNEEGTNKKYFTYFGHSTNKEKESLLSESINLFKTTEAIKERQQLKDQNFINTIFSKIEKKQIFIAKGCSVSYSPLLSDFTNAKRDLLELLETEFVSHGKVDRVYSDYVRCLNEVKERTIEFLENGEYDLYCRFIDEMQEEDEINVRYESYLLSCPELFNEKDDKDSNRETTPTQREQLKPKLGGTLFNNQVASEEASKRTGSMTRGVDNHSEVSNERRSVTPPVGSNSRKKVNEKGEAKSLSKNISNSITKFASSFVRNAPSGEVASGGVEPNVNNEGVTVAEGEVVNQKKPPCDDGSREGGTAGKLAQLPPSGNTARSASVQRDNNEGDGDGENGKKKKAHTSKKKNKELPKQLSEEATVLPDGGASPGGAQVDTKKKASFNKTVAFDLVGTEKAAQDPKCPGKNEAAAREGHFNEKEMQIINEFNAYLNEGVSHLRKQPDGFKKECKEFKNSIHDGNNALWDSLIKKSNFYSIKEDFLNYNKFLKAKEKDAKEQTLGDLLGMNKYIELKKKKSKSKSKGKSKNRKMNPDELNCIINKFTNNLSQSRPIKIEQKVPAEKLTGGMPFTPIGTPPAIAQTRSDKRDSIISQQRNDATHISSCNKYFTKNDNISYVQDAVLKNGSLLLRDDNLEISLSQHYYGNNGLIKIYVKNKKLVNYYDVDIQISNKILFPLKFKFLNYERMLCANGTNCYEMVVKCAHMYKGFPLIKISYRMQDMFRKSIELRLPIPINKFMKNIKITKDVFVKFWNNENFNIYKKEKVIHKADSVDTEQIVAISCLGNALSVCYIEDAIYLSGCYADNASALDNYFVLVGIEVLKNKLKIICKSNNPTLSSAILFLIILILKKHDRV